One stretch of Gemmatimonadota bacterium DNA includes these proteins:
- a CDS encoding rhodanese-like domain-containing protein, translating to MAIKQLEPGEAKTAMDEAENSVYLDVRTEMEFAQGHPEGAINIPIAVPGPGGMVPNPDFLNVVQKTLSDKEQPIFCGCQSGMRSQMATDLMARLGYSNLANVQGGFGGKVENGVLVVVGWRDSNLPVETDVNDSNSYTGIKARAES from the coding sequence ATGGCGATTAAACAGCTTGAACCCGGAGAAGCAAAAACCGCGATGGATGAGGCAGAAAATTCGGTATATCTCGATGTGCGCACGGAAATGGAATTTGCCCAGGGGCATCCCGAAGGCGCTATCAATATCCCCATTGCAGTTCCCGGTCCGGGGGGCATGGTGCCAAATCCCGATTTTCTGAATGTTGTGCAAAAAACACTGTCCGATAAAGAACAGCCCATTTTTTGTGGCTGTCAGAGCGGGATGCGTTCACAGATGGCTACGGATTTGATGGCGCGGTTGGGGTATTCAAATTTGGCCAATGTTCAGGGCGGCTTTGGCGGAAAAGTCGAAAATGGCGTTCTCGTAGTGGTGGGATGGCGCGATTCCAATTTGCCGGTCGAAACCGATGTCAATGATTCCAATTCTTATACGGGCATTAAGGCGCGGGCAGAGTCGTAG